The following are from one region of the Acidimicrobiales bacterium genome:
- a CDS encoding septal ring lytic transglycosylase RlpA family protein, whose product GSALPPSLRAVGQTVSGVASWYGPGFDGQPTATGAIYDENAWTVASPDLPLGTMLVVTWQGRSVLLLVDDRGPYVPGRILDLSHAGAEALGFDGLALVTAQVVVPGA is encoded by the coding sequence CGGGTCGGCGCTCCCCCCCTCCCTCAGGGCGGTGGGCCAGACCGTCAGCGGGGTCGCCTCGTGGTACGGGCCGGGCTTCGACGGGCAGCCGACTGCAACCGGGGCCATCTACGACGAGAACGCGTGGACGGTCGCCAGTCCCGACCTTCCTCTCGGCACCATGCTCGTGGTGACGTGGCAGGGGCGCTCGGTCCTGCTGCTGGTCGACGACCGGGGCCCGTACGTTCCGGGGCGGATCCTGGACCTGTCCCACGCCGGCGCCGAGGCGCTGGGATTCGACGGGCTGGCCCTGGTGACCGCCCAGGTGGTCGTGCCCGGCGCCTGA
- a CDS encoding 5-oxoprolinase subunit PxpA, with the protein MAPRTVDLNADLGEGGPVDDELMTVVTSASVACGFHAGEPATVLQTLRTAARAGVVVGAHPSHADREGFGRRDLEVDPAAVHAGVVYQIGALDALARAAGTVVRYVKPHGALYNRAAWDPDMADALVRAVLDTGARPLLALAGSRLVSAARQAGLDVHEEGFADRAYAADGTLVPRSEPGAVIESVPAVVEQALALAAGKGVPAAGGGSPRVTASSICVHGDTPGALALARTVRAALEDAGVAIRPFA; encoded by the coding sequence GTGGCCCCGCGAACCGTCGACCTCAACGCCGACCTCGGCGAGGGTGGTCCGGTGGACGACGAGCTGATGACGGTCGTGACCTCCGCCAGCGTGGCGTGCGGGTTCCATGCCGGAGAGCCCGCCACGGTTCTCCAGACGTTGCGCACGGCGGCGCGGGCCGGGGTGGTCGTCGGCGCTCATCCGTCCCACGCCGACAGGGAGGGGTTCGGCCGCCGGGACCTGGAGGTCGATCCCGCCGCCGTCCATGCGGGGGTCGTCTACCAGATCGGGGCGCTCGACGCCCTGGCCCGGGCCGCCGGCACCGTCGTGCGGTACGTCAAGCCGCACGGTGCCCTCTACAACCGCGCCGCCTGGGATCCGGACATGGCGGACGCCCTCGTCCGGGCCGTGCTCGACACCGGTGCCCGGCCCCTCCTGGCGCTGGCGGGGTCCCGACTGGTGAGCGCGGCGCGCCAGGCCGGGCTGGACGTCCACGAGGAGGGATTCGCGGACCGGGCGTACGCGGCCGACGGCACCCTCGTCCCCCGCTCCGAACCGGGCGCCGTCATCGAGTCCGTCCCGGCGGTGGTCGAGCAGGCTCTGGCGCTGGCCGCGGGTAAGGGCGTGCCGGCCGCGGGTGGGGGGTCGCCACGCGTCACGGCATCCTCGATCTGCGTGCACGGAGACACGCCGGGCGCCCTGGCGCTGGCCCGGACGGTGCGGGCCGCGCTGGAGGATGCCGGCGTGGCCATCCGGCCGTTTGCGTGA